From one Maridesulfovibrio frigidus DSM 17176 genomic stretch:
- a CDS encoding FecR domain-containing protein, which produces MSPAETSDLNSIGVVLASNGEVFLQSDSGMRQVEAGSPVYRGEELITGAGGSAEIRFVDDTLLSQGSDSSINLDNYVFDDAADSTSELLFNMTQGTFRMVTGKIAEQNPERFKVGSPLATIGIRGTITVHEIGANGEKHGVEEIHSGKALLVQSIDGELRQISSPRALVDIASSGLMSTVRPMTVQEFEQFQSVAPAAIQAEKEIIEQRQQEQQEQQEQDQEELQGEDGPAEEQGEGDAEQGAAEPQPVAVEGVFGGEMGANIVGGSNALSPVVDGALAGAFGFDAVNPVGADAEALGIAQEALDALAEGYFEAAAEFLEQLEDVVAEITVPEEDLDDPDIIALIENVTEGIPDIPNDSEIPEDRGGDESSGDSITFALGSEQGQYWEGTTHTDYYDGRGGNDEIDGIGGDDTLMGGDGDDTIWGGNGNDVIYGGEDNDVIDGEEGNDALYGGLGDDTLTGGQGDDVINGGDGVDTVSYEGVSAVNASLYDEVADGSMGNDTLINIENIIGSDQGDTLMGSDDANYLMGGDGNDTLTGRIGIDTLEGGIGTDTLTGGADADFFYYKTLCGCGDKITDFVSGEDKFKFLNEANGGDFADVPTFDTISNAYDGSNASLGGSGSAYAGIVYDNELNQLWYDSNGDDVGGNTLVATLINGASVLESDIDTEAIA; this is translated from the coding sequence ATGTCGCCTGCAGAAACTTCTGATTTAAATTCCATTGGTGTTGTCCTTGCTTCGAATGGCGAGGTCTTTCTTCAGTCCGATTCTGGAATGAGGCAAGTTGAAGCTGGTTCTCCTGTTTACCGAGGAGAGGAATTGATCACAGGTGCGGGCGGTAGCGCTGAAATACGCTTTGTTGATGACACATTACTTTCTCAAGGTTCTGATTCATCAATTAATCTTGATAATTATGTTTTTGATGATGCCGCTGATTCTACTTCCGAGCTTCTTTTCAATATGACGCAGGGAACTTTCCGTATGGTAACGGGTAAGATTGCCGAGCAGAATCCTGAGCGATTCAAGGTCGGCTCTCCTCTTGCGACCATAGGAATTCGCGGAACTATTACTGTTCATGAAATAGGTGCTAATGGCGAAAAGCACGGGGTAGAAGAAATTCATAGCGGTAAGGCTTTATTGGTTCAGTCCATTGATGGTGAGCTTCGCCAGATTTCATCGCCACGAGCTTTGGTTGATATCGCTTCCTCGGGTCTAATGAGTACTGTTCGCCCAATGACTGTTCAGGAATTTGAGCAGTTTCAATCTGTAGCGCCAGCTGCAATTCAGGCTGAGAAGGAAATTATAGAACAGCGTCAGCAGGAACAGCAGGAACAACAAGAGCAAGATCAGGAAGAACTGCAAGGAGAAGACGGGCCTGCTGAAGAGCAAGGTGAAGGTGACGCGGAGCAAGGTGCGGCAGAACCTCAGCCCGTTGCGGTTGAAGGTGTTTTCGGTGGTGAAATGGGTGCCAATATTGTAGGTGGCAGTAACGCGCTATCGCCGGTAGTTGATGGCGCCTTGGCTGGTGCTTTCGGCTTTGATGCGGTGAATCCTGTTGGAGCTGATGCAGAAGCTCTTGGTATTGCGCAAGAAGCTCTTGATGCCCTTGCAGAGGGTTATTTTGAAGCAGCAGCAGAATTTCTGGAACAATTAGAAGATGTTGTTGCAGAAATAACCGTACCTGAAGAAGATCTTGATGATCCTGATATTATTGCATTAATTGAAAATGTTACTGAGGGCATTCCTGATATTCCTAATGATTCTGAAATTCCTGAAGATCGAGGAGGAGATGAATCATCAGGTGACAGTATTACTTTTGCTTTAGGTAGTGAGCAGGGTCAGTATTGGGAGGGAACTACTCATACTGATTATTATGACGGTCGCGGTGGAAACGATGAAATTGATGGAATAGGTGGTGATGATACTCTCATGGGTGGCGACGGTGACGATACTATTTGGGGTGGAAACGGGAATGATGTTATTTACGGTGGAGAAGACAATGATGTCATAGATGGTGAAGAGGGTAATGATGCGCTTTATGGTGGACTAGGTGATGATACTCTCACTGGCGGTCAAGGTGATGATGTAATTAATGGTGGAGATGGTGTTGATACAGTCTCTTATGAGGGCGTTAGCGCGGTAAATGCATCGCTATACGACGAGGTTGCAGATGGTAGCATGGGCAATGATACCCTTATTAACATCGAAAATATAATCGGCTCAGATCAGGGAGATACCCTGATGGGCAGTGATGACGCTAATTATCTGATGGGCGGGGATGGTAATGATACTCTGACTGGTCGAATCGGAATTGATACGCTTGAAGGTGGTATTGGAACAGATACCCTGACTGGCGGAGCTGATGCTGATTTCTTCTACTATAAGACTTTGTGTGGATGTGGTGATAAAATTACGGATTTTGTTTCAGGTGAAGACAAGTTTAAGTTCTTGAACGAAGCCAATGGTGGGGATTTTGCCGATGTTCCTACGTTTGATACTATATCGAATGCATATGATGGTTCAAACGCTTCGTTGGGTGGAAGTGGCAGTGCATATGCGGGAATTGTTTATGACAATGAATTAAATCAGCTTTGGTATGA
- the lgt gene encoding prolipoprotein diacylglyceryl transferase, whose product MIVLPEFDTTAFQIGPLKANWYGLMYMIGFTIAWGLGRYRASKATNDWTPIQVDDLITWLVVGLVVGARIGYCAIYEPAYFISHPTDILAVWKGGMSFHGGAIGIAFVAWRFAKSTGRSTLDVGDFLTPLAPLGLLCGRIGNFINGELWGRTTDVPWGMVFPSQRAGDLPRHPSQLYEGGLEGLLLFLILWFWSAKPRPRGTTTGLFLIGYGLFRAFVEFFRQPDPQLGFLAFGWLTMGQVLCLPMILIGLLLFVWGLKKGPIPPFAKNKA is encoded by the coding sequence ATGATTGTACTTCCGGAGTTTGACACTACCGCATTTCAAATAGGACCTCTTAAGGCTAATTGGTACGGCCTTATGTACATGATAGGATTCACAATTGCGTGGGGACTTGGACGCTATCGCGCTTCCAAGGCTACGAATGACTGGACTCCAATTCAGGTCGATGACCTTATTACGTGGTTGGTTGTAGGGTTGGTTGTTGGAGCCCGCATTGGATATTGCGCAATATATGAGCCCGCGTATTTTATATCTCATCCCACTGATATTCTCGCTGTATGGAAAGGCGGAATGTCTTTTCATGGCGGAGCTATCGGTATAGCTTTTGTCGCTTGGAGATTTGCCAAGTCTACAGGTCGTTCCACTCTTGATGTGGGTGATTTTCTCACACCTCTCGCTCCTTTGGGATTGTTGTGCGGAAGAATCGGGAACTTTATCAATGGTGAACTATGGGGCCGTACAACCGATGTGCCGTGGGGAATGGTTTTCCCAAGCCAGCGCGCCGGAGACTTGCCGCGTCACCCTTCGCAGCTTTATGAAGGCGGTCTTGAAGGACTTCTTTTATTTCTAATTTTGTGGTTCTGGTCAGCAAAACCTCGTCCTAGAGGAACGACTACAGGGTTGTTCCTTATAGGATATGGCCTCTTTAGAGCTTTTGTGGAATTCTTTAGACAGCCTGACCCTCAGCTGGGATTTTTGGCCTTCGGTTGGCTGACTATGGGGCAAGTATTATGTTTACCAATGATTCTTATTGGTCTTCTACTTTTTGTCTGGGGACTTAAGAAAGGGCCGATTCCTCCTTTTGCAAAGAATAAAGCATAA
- a CDS encoding cobyrinate a,c-diamide synthase — MNFPRLVLAGLNGGTGKTIVTLGLCRAFKNLGKTVKPFKKGPDYIDAKWLGLASGHFTTNLDPFLMSVDKLKGLFLEKGQGFDISIVEGNRGLFDGKDVAGTCSTAELARIINAPVILAIDCTKMTRTVAAIVAGCKAFEDGFNLAGVILNRTAGERHRNILHKSIEAYTDVPVLGMLPKLRENPIPERHMGLVSNTEYGPQDESLDILGKMAQDCIDLDKIFDIASGSGDIPQNEEPLWSGIELVSDKKPVIGVVRDEALWFYYEENLEALTKAGAQIEEVSLISSDPWPEIDGLYLGGGFPETLAAELSANKVIRDHVRTLADSGLPIYAECGGFMYLGDDVEYEGCKYPMAAVLPLSTCLCPKPQGLGYTSGKIIKENIFFPVGTEIVGHEFHYSLCLSRTGSNPEYALELSRGKGMAAGFDGMIKNNVYAGYNHIHALGALCWAGNFVKAARKFQKERE, encoded by the coding sequence ATGAATTTTCCTCGATTAGTTCTTGCCGGACTTAACGGTGGTACTGGTAAGACCATTGTTACTTTAGGTCTTTGTAGGGCCTTTAAGAATCTCGGCAAGACAGTTAAGCCCTTCAAAAAAGGACCGGACTATATCGATGCGAAATGGCTTGGACTTGCTTCCGGTCATTTTACGACGAATCTGGATCCTTTTCTTATGTCTGTTGATAAGCTGAAAGGATTGTTTCTTGAAAAAGGGCAAGGCTTTGATATATCGATAGTTGAAGGGAATAGAGGACTTTTTGATGGTAAAGATGTGGCAGGAACCTGTTCCACCGCTGAACTTGCCAGAATAATAAATGCACCCGTTATTTTAGCAATTGATTGTACTAAAATGACTCGCACTGTTGCCGCTATCGTCGCGGGGTGCAAAGCTTTTGAAGATGGATTTAATCTTGCGGGAGTCATTCTTAACCGCACTGCCGGGGAGAGGCATCGTAATATTCTCCATAAATCAATCGAAGCCTATACGGATGTTCCAGTTCTTGGAATGCTTCCGAAGCTCCGCGAAAATCCTATTCCAGAACGGCATATGGGCTTGGTTTCAAATACCGAATATGGTCCACAGGATGAGTCTTTAGATATTCTTGGAAAGATGGCGCAGGATTGCATCGACCTTGATAAAATTTTTGATATAGCTTCAGGCTCTGGGGATATTCCCCAAAATGAAGAGCCATTATGGTCTGGAATTGAACTTGTGAGCGATAAGAAGCCTGTTATCGGTGTTGTCCGTGATGAGGCTTTGTGGTTTTACTATGAAGAAAATCTCGAAGCTTTAACAAAAGCCGGAGCACAGATCGAAGAGGTTTCACTTATTTCGAGCGATCCTTGGCCTGAAATAGACGGGCTATATTTGGGGGGCGGCTTTCCTGAGACGCTTGCCGCAGAACTTTCCGCTAATAAGGTGATAAGAGATCACGTTCGCACATTGGCCGACAGTGGCCTTCCCATATATGCAGAGTGCGGCGGATTTATGTATCTCGGTGATGATGTGGAATATGAAGGTTGTAAATATCCCATGGCAGCAGTTCTGCCTCTTTCTACTTGTTTATGTCCTAAACCTCAGGGGCTTGGGTATACATCAGGCAAGATTATCAAAGAAAATATTTTCTTTCCTGTCGGCACTGAAATCGTCGGGCATGAATTTCATTATTCCCTTTGTTTAAGCCGTACCGGATCAAATCCAGAGTATGCCTTAGAGTTAAGTCGCGGAAAGGGCATGGCTGCAGGGTTTGACGGAATGATCAAAAATAATGTTTACGCTGGATATAATCATATTCATGCGCTTGGAGCCCTGTGCTGGGCTGGTAATTTCGTAAAAGCTGCTCGCAAATTTCAAAAAGAAAGAGAATAA
- a CDS encoding dissimilatory sulfite reductase D family protein gives MAIELESAKVVVLDFLVAKTGAKSKFYFNDFTKLFPEEKGRDVKKVLTALVKEMKVEYWSSGSTTMYGLYGAGKQGGAEGE, from the coding sequence ATGGCGATCGAATTAGAATCTGCAAAGGTAGTAGTTCTAGACTTCCTCGTTGCGAAAACAGGTGCTAAAAGTAAATTTTACTTCAATGATTTCACTAAACTTTTCCCAGAAGAGAAAGGTCGTGACGTTAAGAAAGTTCTGACTGCTCTTGTTAAAGAGATGAAAGTTGAATACTGGTCCAGTGGTAGTACTACTATGTACGGCCTCTACGGCGCTGGTAAACAGGGCGGAGCAGAGGGCGAATAG
- the dsrB gene encoding dissimilatory-type sulfite reductase subunit beta, whose translation MAFVSSGYNPDKPMENRISDIGPRDFNEFLPPVLKNNFGQWKYHDILEPGVLLHVAESGDEVYTVRCGTARLMSITLIREMCDIADAHCDGYLRFTTRNNVEFMVDSKDKCDALKKDLQSRKFDGGSFKFPVGGTGAGVSNIVHTQGWVHCHTPATDASGTVKVIMDDLFEEFTNHNMPAPVRIAVACCLNMCGACHCSDIAVVGIHRKPPLIDHEYLDNVCEIPLAIASCPTGAVRPSKVEIDGKQYKSVAIKEERCMFCGNCYTMCPSLPLSDKEGDGIALMVGGKVSNRISMPKFSKVVVAFIPNEPPRWPTLVKTIRTILDVYKADANKYERLGDWAERIGWERFFEKTGIEFTPHLIDDFRDPAYYTWRQSTQFKF comes from the coding sequence ATGGCGTTCGTATCTTCTGGCTATAATCCAGATAAACCGATGGAAAATAGAATCTCGGACATTGGACCTCGTGACTTTAATGAGTTCCTTCCTCCGGTTCTTAAAAATAACTTCGGACAGTGGAAATACCACGATATCCTTGAGCCAGGCGTTCTGCTACACGTAGCAGAATCCGGTGATGAAGTTTACACAGTTCGTTGTGGTACTGCTCGTCTTATGAGTATTACTCTTATCCGCGAAATGTGTGACATCGCTGATGCTCATTGTGATGGTTACCTTCGCTTCACAACACGTAATAACGTTGAGTTCATGGTTGATTCCAAGGACAAATGTGACGCACTAAAGAAGGATCTCCAGTCCCGTAAGTTCGATGGCGGCAGCTTCAAGTTCCCAGTTGGTGGAACAGGCGCTGGTGTATCTAACATCGTTCACACACAGGGTTGGGTTCACTGTCATACACCTGCAACTGATGCTTCCGGTACTGTTAAAGTTATCATGGATGACCTCTTTGAAGAGTTCACCAATCATAACATGCCAGCACCTGTTCGTATCGCTGTTGCTTGTTGTCTTAACATGTGTGGTGCATGTCACTGTTCAGATATCGCTGTTGTCGGTATCCACCGTAAACCACCACTCATTGACCATGAATACCTTGATAACGTTTGTGAGATTCCTCTTGCAATCGCATCTTGTCCTACTGGCGCAGTTCGTCCTTCTAAGGTCGAAATTGACGGCAAACAGTACAAGTCTGTTGCGATTAAAGAAGAGCGTTGCATGTTCTGTGGTAACTGCTACACAATGTGTCCTTCACTGCCTCTTTCCGATAAGGAAGGCGACGGTATCGCACTAATGGTCGGTGGTAAGGTTTCTAACCGTATCAGCATGCCTAAGTTCTCTAAGGTTGTTGTTGCGTTTATTCCTAACGAACCTCCACGTTGGCCTACACTCGTTAAAACTATCCGTACTATTCTTGACGTCTACAAAGCAGACGCCAACAAGTACGAACGTTTGGGTGACTGGGCAGAGCGTATTGGTTGGGAACGTTTCTTCGAAAAAACAGGTATCGAGTTTACTCCTCACCTAATCGATGATTTCCGTGATCCAGCTTACTACACTTGGCGTCAGTCAACTCAGTTCAAGTTTTAA
- the dsrA gene encoding dissimilatory-type sulfite reductase subunit alpha — protein sequence MAKHKTPLLDQLESGPWPSFVSDLKLEAEVRAKNEKNVNYQIPVEVVEDLLGVLELSFTDGETHWKHGGIVGVFGYGGGVIGRYCDQPEAFPGVAHFHTVRVAQPTGKYYTTEFLRQIIDIWDMRGSGLTNMHGSTGDIVFLGTTTPQLEEIFYELTHDANVDLGGSGSNLRTPAACLGQSRCEYACYDAQGLCYDMTMEFQDELHRPAFPYKFKFKFDACPNSCVCALARSDFSVVGIWKDEIRIDQEAVAAYVGGEFAPNAGAHSGRDWGKFNIQTEVCDNCPSKCITYADNKLTINDKECVHCMHCINTMPRALMIGNDRGASILCGAKAPILDGPQLSSLLVPFIKVEEPYTEVKDVVENIWDWWMEEGKNRERLGETMRRMGFQKLLEVTNTKADPRHVQEPRHNPYIFWKADEVDGPWERDVNEYRKRHQR from the coding sequence ATGGCGAAACACAAAACTCCCTTGTTGGACCAGCTAGAAAGCGGGCCCTGGCCTAGCTTCGTGTCCGACTTGAAGCTGGAAGCTGAAGTTAGAGCCAAAAATGAGAAGAACGTGAATTATCAAATTCCCGTTGAGGTCGTTGAAGATCTTCTCGGCGTTCTTGAACTGTCTTTCACAGACGGTGAAACTCATTGGAAGCACGGCGGAATCGTTGGCGTATTTGGTTACGGTGGTGGCGTTATTGGACGTTACTGTGACCAGCCTGAAGCATTTCCTGGCGTGGCTCATTTCCACACTGTTCGTGTGGCTCAGCCTACAGGTAAATACTACACAACTGAATTCTTACGTCAGATCATTGACATCTGGGACATGCGTGGTTCCGGTCTAACAAACATGCATGGTTCTACAGGTGACATCGTCTTCCTTGGAACTACCACTCCTCAGCTCGAAGAAATTTTCTACGAACTGACTCATGATGCAAACGTTGACCTTGGTGGCTCCGGCTCCAACTTACGTACGCCTGCTGCATGTCTCGGTCAGTCCCGTTGTGAGTATGCATGTTACGATGCTCAGGGACTTTGCTACGATATGACAATGGAATTCCAGGACGAACTTCATCGCCCTGCTTTCCCATACAAGTTCAAATTCAAATTTGATGCTTGTCCAAACAGCTGTGTTTGTGCGCTTGCTCGCTCTGACTTCTCAGTTGTTGGTATTTGGAAAGATGAAATCCGCATCGACCAGGAAGCTGTTGCAGCTTACGTCGGCGGAGAATTCGCTCCAAATGCTGGTGCTCATTCCGGTCGCGACTGGGGTAAGTTCAACATCCAGACAGAAGTTTGTGACAACTGTCCAAGCAAGTGTATCACTTACGCGGACAATAAACTCACAATCAACGATAAAGAATGTGTACATTGTATGCATTGTATCAACACAATGCCTCGCGCATTGATGATTGGTAACGATCGTGGTGCTTCCATCCTTTGTGGTGCTAAAGCTCCAATTCTTGACGGTCCTCAGTTGAGCTCACTTCTTGTTCCTTTCATCAAGGTCGAAGAGCCTTACACAGAAGTCAAAGATGTTGTTGAAAACATCTGGGACTGGTGGATGGAAGAAGGCAAGAACCGTGAACGTCTTGGTGAAACCATGCGTCGCATGGGCTTCCAGAAACTTCTTGAAGTTACCAATACTAAGGCTGATCCAAGACACGTACAGGAACCTAGACACAACCCTTACATCTTCTGGAAAGCAGATGAGGTTGATGGTCCTTGGGAACGTGACGTTAACGAATACAGAAAAAGACACCAGAGATAA
- a CDS encoding YkgJ family cysteine cluster protein — protein MKECKQCGTCCRKGGPALHIQDLELISLEGGIDLTDIVTLRKGELAYDQPEGAVVPLTCEILKIKGTGGEWICKFLAPSTQACRIYKNRPLECQTLFCGDPEPLLKIYDKDRITRKDVLPEGHPVFEIIEEHEAKCEPEKMAVLAKHILENWEDSAQQQSELREMLMYDKSVRELLVEKSGLPKESMEFFFGRPMNRVLSGFGIMATPNKNSFTLRKTKGSA, from the coding sequence ATGAAAGAATGCAAACAATGCGGCACATGTTGCCGAAAAGGTGGCCCGGCTCTTCACATACAGGACCTTGAGCTAATTTCTCTTGAAGGTGGAATTGACCTAACAGATATAGTTACTCTTAGAAAAGGTGAACTCGCTTACGACCAGCCTGAAGGCGCCGTAGTTCCCTTGACCTGTGAAATTTTGAAAATCAAAGGAACTGGCGGAGAATGGATCTGTAAATTCCTTGCCCCTTCAACGCAGGCCTGTCGTATCTATAAGAACAGACCTCTTGAATGCCAAACCCTTTTTTGCGGTGATCCGGAACCTCTCCTCAAAATTTATGACAAAGATAGAATCACCAGAAAGGATGTACTTCCTGAAGGGCATCCTGTCTTTGAAATAATTGAAGAACATGAAGCTAAATGCGAACCAGAAAAGATGGCCGTTTTAGCTAAGCATATCCTTGAAAACTGGGAAGATAGCGCACAGCAGCAGTCTGAACTTCGTGAAATGTTGATGTACGATAAATCAGTTAGAGAGCTGCTTGTTGAAAAATCAGGACTTCCTAAAGAGTCCATGGAATTCTTTTTCGGCAGACCTATGAACAGAGTCCTCTCAGGATTCGGTATTATGGCTACACCAAATAAAAACTCTTTTACACTTCGCAAAACTAAAGGGAGTGCCTAA
- a CDS encoding DUF523 domain-containing protein → MIIVSGCLAGINCKYNGEDSSDERVIELVKKGKAVPVCPEQFGGLPTPRPACEIFENKVVTQQGVDLSENFLRGAEEGVKLAKLVGAKKAILKSRSPSCGCGQIYDGSFGGKLIEGDGFFTAMLKLENIDVESI, encoded by the coding sequence ATGATAATAGTGTCTGGCTGCCTAGCTGGAATTAATTGTAAGTATAATGGGGAAGATAGCTCTGACGAACGTGTTATTGAACTCGTTAAAAAGGGTAAGGCTGTTCCAGTGTGTCCTGAACAATTTGGTGGTTTACCAACTCCGCGTCCTGCGTGTGAAATCTTTGAAAATAAGGTGGTTACACAACAAGGAGTCGATTTAAGCGAAAACTTTTTAAGGGGAGCAGAAGAGGGCGTAAAGCTGGCTAAACTTGTTGGCGCCAAAAAGGCTATTCTAAAATCACGCTCCCCTTCATGCGGGTGCGGTCAAATATATGATGGATCTTTTGGCGGGAAACTAATTGAGGGTGATGGCTTCTTTACTGCTATGCTCAAACTGGAAAATATTGACGTCGAATCTATTTAA
- a CDS encoding L-serine ammonia-lyase yields the protein MTAITTSVFELFKIGPGPSSSHTIGPMKAGYNFNKSIENIQLSTKPTSIEIRLYGSLSATGKGHGTDRAVIAGLLGFKPDNVECDFIDGLADGKDRQFKSGEITLPLSIKNVVYAEIKNDFPYSNTMLIRLKDGENILFEQEYYSIGGGFIKWKGEIPTLTRAPAYKYSNMEELKALLIENDMRLHQIILENEMAITDSTEQEIMDKLDDILDVMKKAVNKGLATEGLLPGTIGLHRKAKDLITSTPKGYKDPSNFLIRLNAYAFAASEENAAGHIVVTAPTSGSAGVIPAVIYAMEEDADMTREKVREGMLAAAAVGFIAKHNASIAGAEVGCQGEVGVASSMAAALITYAAGFKFWRTENAAETALEHHLGMTCDPVGGYVQIPCIERNAMGAVKAYNAFLIATVENIKFHKVTLDEAVKAMAETGKDMSSKYKETSEGGLAVSVPDC from the coding sequence ATGACCGCCATCACAACTTCTGTTTTCGAATTGTTCAAAATTGGCCCCGGACCTTCAAGTTCTCACACCATCGGTCCAATGAAGGCCGGATATAATTTCAATAAATCAATTGAAAACATTCAATTATCTACCAAGCCTACGTCAATTGAAATCAGGCTTTATGGAAGTCTCAGCGCAACCGGCAAAGGCCATGGAACAGATAGAGCCGTCATTGCTGGCCTTCTTGGTTTTAAACCGGACAACGTAGAATGTGACTTTATAGATGGGCTTGCAGATGGAAAGGACCGCCAGTTTAAAAGTGGTGAGATTACCCTTCCTTTATCCATAAAAAACGTTGTCTACGCTGAAATTAAAAACGACTTTCCATATAGCAACACAATGCTGATTCGCCTAAAAGATGGCGAAAACATTCTTTTTGAGCAGGAATACTACTCCATAGGCGGCGGATTTATTAAATGGAAAGGAGAAATACCAACTCTCACCCGCGCCCCCGCTTACAAATACTCAAATATGGAAGAACTAAAAGCATTGCTCATTGAAAATGATATGAGATTGCACCAAATTATCCTTGAAAATGAAATGGCAATTACAGATTCAACCGAGCAAGAAATCATGGATAAACTCGATGATATCTTGGACGTGATGAAGAAAGCTGTAAATAAAGGATTAGCCACCGAAGGATTGCTTCCCGGCACAATAGGCCTTCACAGAAAAGCTAAGGACCTTATAACGTCCACGCCTAAAGGGTATAAAGATCCATCAAACTTCTTAATTAGATTAAATGCTTACGCTTTTGCAGCCTCCGAAGAAAACGCCGCGGGGCATATAGTTGTCACGGCACCTACGTCCGGTTCTGCAGGCGTAATTCCAGCAGTAATTTACGCTATGGAAGAAGACGCAGATATGACTCGTGAGAAGGTTCGTGAAGGAATGCTGGCCGCGGCTGCGGTCGGGTTTATTGCCAAGCACAACGCAAGCATAGCCGGAGCCGAAGTAGGATGTCAGGGAGAAGTAGGAGTTGCGTCATCGATGGCGGCAGCTTTAATAACTTACGCTGCCGGATTTAAATTCTGGCGTACGGAAAATGCAGCTGAAACTGCGTTAGAGCACCACTTAGGCATGACCTGCGACCCTGTCGGAGGCTATGTCCAAATTCCATGTATTGAGCGTAACGCCATGGGCGCAGTGAAGGCATACAACGCATTCCTCATTGCGACAGTTGAAAACATTAAATTCCATAAAGTAACTCTGGATGAGGCAGTGAAAGCCATGGCGGAAACAGGGAAAGATATGAGTAGTAAGTATAAGGAAACTTCAGAAGGAGGTCTGGCTGTATCAGTTCCAGACTGTTAA
- a CDS encoding bile acid:sodium symporter family protein yields MSYLVCRFIERHFLLIAVILSLAAYLDPALFTWLKPHIALCLGIIMFGMGLTLDFKDFAAAIKNYKAVSIGVALQYTVMPVLAVALSSLFGLPQEAVIGMVVVGACPGGTASNVIAHLAKANVALSVTMTLVSTCLAPILTPAIIFLLLNEQIDIPFLPMVKSVFWIVIFPLVDGLVLRRLFRKKLDPILHVFPSLSIMVIALLIACIIGLNQSMLATFPVLIFVAVALHNLGGLAAGYGMGRITGLSHKDSLTLSIEVGMQNSGLGVALATKYFGVASALPGALFSLWHNISGVVLANRSRSL; encoded by the coding sequence ATGAGTTACTTAGTTTGCCGATTTATAGAACGTCACTTCTTATTGATAGCGGTTATACTTAGTCTTGCCGCATATTTAGATCCCGCTCTTTTTACGTGGCTTAAACCTCATATTGCTTTGTGTTTAGGCATAATAATGTTTGGTATGGGGCTCACTTTAGATTTTAAGGATTTTGCAGCCGCTATTAAAAACTACAAAGCGGTAAGTATCGGGGTTGCCTTACAGTATACTGTTATGCCTGTGCTTGCGGTGGCTCTGTCTTCTCTTTTTGGGTTGCCACAGGAGGCGGTGATTGGGATGGTTGTCGTAGGGGCCTGTCCCGGTGGAACAGCCTCTAATGTTATCGCACACTTAGCTAAAGCTAACGTTGCACTTTCAGTTACAATGACCTTGGTATCTACTTGCCTTGCACCAATACTTACTCCTGCGATTATTTTCCTTCTTTTAAATGAGCAGATAGATATACCTTTCTTGCCAATGGTAAAATCTGTTTTCTGGATTGTAATATTTCCGCTAGTGGATGGACTTGTGCTCAGGCGTCTTTTCCGTAAAAAACTGGACCCGATTCTCCATGTTTTCCCGAGTTTGTCCATTATGGTGATTGCGTTGTTAATCGCCTGTATTATAGGGCTGAACCAGTCCATGCTTGCCACTTTCCCAGTACTTATTTTTGTTGCCGTAGCACTCCATAATTTAGGAGGCCTTGCTGCCGGATACGGAATGGGGAGGATTACCGGCTTGTCGCATAAGGACAGTCTGACTCTTTCTATTGAAGTGGGTATGCAGAACTCAGGCTTAGGAGTTGCTTTAGCTACTAAATATTTCGGGGTTGCGAGCGCGCTTCCTGGAGCATTATTTAGTCTCTGGCATAATATTTCAGGGGTTGTTCTGGCTAATAGAAGCAGGAGTCTTTAG
- a CDS encoding Hpt domain-containing protein, whose protein sequence is MSGDSKKKSIFVIDESVRALIPFFVVHQFDELEIMEKSLKDGNLEEVSRLGHSLKGAAANFSLEPLSKLGMAIQDVSKLGMTDALGSLVAKYRNYLEELKGMGN, encoded by the coding sequence ATGTCTGGAGATAGCAAGAAGAAAAGTATATTCGTTATTGATGAAAGTGTAAGGGCATTGATTCCTTTTTTTGTTGTTCATCAGTTTGATGAATTGGAAATAATGGAGAAAAGTCTTAAAGATGGAAATCTTGAAGAAGTTAGCAGGCTTGGGCATAGCTTGAAAGGGGCAGCTGCAAATTTCAGCCTTGAGCCTCTCAGTAAGTTGGGAATGGCTATTCAGGATGTTTCAAAGCTGGGAATGACCGATGCTTTAGGCTCTTTAGTTGCAAAATATCGTAATTACCTAGAGGAACTTAAGGGGATGGGAAATTGA